GCGCAACGTGCAGACCGCGCAGGCGCGGGCGCAGGAAGACGATGTCCGCCAAGCCATCCGCGGTCGCGAGTTGCAGGTCCGCGCCGAGGTGAGCGCGGCCTACCGCGCCATCGTGGCCGCCTATCAGACGATCGCTCTCCAGCGGAGCAACAAGTCCGCCTCGGCCGAGGCGTTGGAGCTGGCGACCCAGAGGTACCGGGTCGGCTCAGGGTCGTACATAGAATTGCTGGACGCCCGCGTCGCGACCGAGCGCGCGGACGCCGACTACGTGACCGCCGTCTACGACTACCACAAAGCCGTCGCCGCCCTCGAGAACGCCGTGGGCCGGCCGCTGCGCTAGGAAGCGATACCGGAATGACCGGGAAAACGAAGTTCATCCTCATCGGCGTGGGCGTGATCGTGATGGGCGGGTTCGTCACGTTGAGCGTCTCCAGGAACCGCCAGCCCTCGGTGGAGGTGCGCCTGGAGAAGGTCCAGCGTCGCGACCTCATGTCCATCGTGACGGCCAGCGGCAAGATCCAGCCCCAGCGCTCGGTTGACGTCTCGTCGGACATCACCGGCCGGATCGTGGACCTGCCGGTGGTCGAGGGCCAGTCGGTGGATCGCGGCCAGGTGATGGTGCGCATCGATCCGGCGCAGTACCAGGCCAACGTGGAGCGGTCGCAGGCCATGCTGGCCAGCTCGCAGGCCAACGCCGCGCAGGCGCGGGCCAACCGCGACCAGGCGGAGCGTGCGTTCGTGCGGGCGCGCGACATCCGGGCGCAGAACCCGCAGCTGGTCTCCCAGGAGGCGCTCGAGCAGGCGCAGACCCAGCGGGAGATCGCGATCGCCAACCTCGACGCCGCCGAGCGTGGAGTCGACCAGGGCCGGGCCGCGCTGCGCGAGGCGCAGGACCAGCTCCGGAAGACCACGATCCTCGCGCCGATGGCGGGCCGCATCACCCGGCTGGCCGTCGAGGAGGGCGAGGTGGCGGTGCCGGGGACGTTCTCGCGCGAGACCGGCCTCCTCATGACCGTTTCGGACCTCACGGTGATCGAGGCGCGCGTCCAGGTGGACGAGACGGACGTGGTGCGGGTGCACCTGGGCGACTC
This DNA window, taken from Gemmatimonadales bacterium, encodes the following:
- a CDS encoding TolC family protein; this encodes RNVQTAQARAQEDDVRQAIRGRELQVRAEVSAAYRAIVAAYQTIALQRSNKSASAEALELATQRYRVGSGSYIELLDARVATERADADYVTAVYDYHKAVAALENAVGRPLR
- a CDS encoding efflux RND transporter periplasmic adaptor subunit, whose product is MTGKTKFILIGVGVIVMGGFVTLSVSRNRQPSVEVRLEKVQRRDLMSIVTASGKIQPQRSVDVSSDITGRIVDLPVVEGQSVDRGQVMVRIDPAQYQANVERSQAMLASSQANAAQARANRDQAERAFVRARDIRAQNPQLVSQEALEQAQTQREIAIANLDAAERGVDQGRAALREAQDQLRKTTILAPMAGRITRLAVEEGEVAVPGTFSRETGLLMTVSDLTVIEARVQVDETDVVRVHLGDSAEVSIDAFPDTTFTGHVTKIGDSSIRGAGGGGGGLTTSEQAVDFEVVVTLDNPPRNVRPDLSATARVITDTRRQVLTVPIIALTVREPEAARDSAGRARGQAPAARPSTPSTRDTSRARRNREVEGVFVVDTTTMQARFHTVKVGIAGDEFFEVMSGLSGGETIVAGTYQAIRDLKSGARVRAAPEPKGPAGRGGQDSTRRSS